One window of the bacterium genome contains the following:
- a CDS encoding IS110 family transposase has translation MSRLPLSVGLDYHSDSIQVAVVDEAGSEVRSRSVPNDVDAVMAVIGPQPVKAVAIESCTGAACLADDLVDRHGLTVFLAHTGYVHKMRQSPDKSDYTDARVLADLVRVGYLPRVWHAPREIRQLRRLVRYRQFLARQRRAVKQRIGAVLRDERIQAPACRRWTLRWLLWLEQEATLSDEGRWTVMEMLDELRYLDHKVERSEDRLRARVADDATVTKLMQTKGIGLVIACTLRAEIGRFDRFRTGKQLSNFCGLSPRNASSGRRMADAGLLKQANRELRAVILQGAHLLKRYHPRWSQLAEEMKARGKHGSVIVAAIANRWMRGLHHEMRSMGLAA, from the coding sequence ATGAGCAGGCTACCACTGTCCGTGGGTCTCGACTACCACAGCGACTCGATTCAAGTCGCTGTGGTGGACGAAGCCGGCAGCGAGGTGAGGAGCCGTTCGGTGCCGAACGACGTCGACGCCGTGATGGCGGTGATCGGCCCTCAGCCGGTGAAGGCTGTCGCCATCGAGTCCTGCACAGGTGCGGCGTGTCTTGCCGACGACCTGGTCGATCGGCACGGGCTCACCGTCTTTCTCGCGCACACTGGATACGTCCACAAGATGAGGCAATCGCCGGACAAGAGCGACTACACCGATGCGCGGGTACTCGCGGACCTCGTCCGCGTCGGTTACCTGCCGCGGGTCTGGCATGCGCCGCGCGAGATTCGGCAGCTGCGGCGTCTCGTACGTTACCGTCAGTTCCTCGCGCGTCAGCGTCGCGCGGTGAAGCAGCGCATCGGGGCGGTTCTGCGCGACGAACGGATCCAGGCGCCGGCGTGCCGTCGATGGACGCTCCGGTGGCTTCTGTGGCTCGAGCAGGAGGCGACGCTCTCCGACGAAGGCCGATGGACGGTGATGGAGATGCTCGACGAACTGCGGTATCTCGATCACAAGGTCGAGCGATCGGAAGACCGACTGCGAGCGCGCGTCGCGGACGATGCGACGGTGACGAAGCTCATGCAGACCAAGGGAATCGGCCTCGTCATCGCCTGCACGCTTCGTGCGGAGATTGGTCGTTTCGACCGGTTCCGGACGGGCAAGCAACTTTCGAACTTCTGCGGGCTCAGCCCGCGCAACGCGAGCAGCGGTCGCCGCATGGCCGACGCTGGACTGCTGAAGCAGGCCAACCGAGAACTTCGCGCCGTGATCCTGCAGGGCGCGCATCTGCTGAAGCGGTATCACCCGAGATGGAGTCAGTTGGCCGAGGAGATGAAGGCGCGCGGCAAGCACGGGTCGGTGATCGTCGCGGCGATCGCGAACCGCTGGATGAGAGGTCTTCATCATGAGATGAGGTCCATGGGCCTCGCAGCCTGA